A single region of the Pseudomonas mandelii genome encodes:
- the lpdA gene encoding dihydrolipoyl dehydrogenase, whose amino-acid sequence MTQKFDVVVIGAGPGGYVAAIKAAQLGLSTACIEKYTDKEGKLALGGTCLNVGCIPSKALLDSSWKYKEAKEGFAIHGINHAGVTMDVAAMVGRKANIVKGLTSGVATLFKANGVTSLQGHGKLLAGKKVELTKPDGTVEIIEAENVILASGSRPIDIPPAPVDQNVIVDSTGALEFQSVPKRLGVIGAGVIGLELGSVWSRLGSQVVVLEALEKFLPAADEAVSKEAFKTLTKQGLDIKLGARVTGSKVNGDEVVVNYTDANGEQNITFDKLIVAVGRRPVTTELLAADSGVNIDERGFVFVDDQCATSVPGVYAIGDVVRGMMLAHKASEEGIMVVERIKGHKAQINYDLIPSVIYTHPEIAWVGKTEQVLKAEGVEVNVGTFPFAASGRAMAANDTGGFVKVIADAKTDRVLGVHVIGPSAAELVQQGAIGMEFGTSAEDLGMMVFSHPTLSEALHEAALAVNGGAIHIANRKKR is encoded by the coding sequence ATGACTCAGAAATTCGACGTGGTAGTGATTGGCGCGGGCCCTGGCGGCTACGTGGCTGCCATTAAAGCAGCGCAACTGGGCCTCTCCACTGCCTGCATCGAGAAATACACCGACAAGGAAGGCAAACTGGCCCTCGGCGGTACTTGCCTGAACGTCGGCTGCATTCCATCCAAGGCGCTGCTGGACAGCTCCTGGAAGTACAAGGAAGCCAAAGAAGGCTTCGCGATCCACGGCATCAATCACGCTGGCGTGACCATGGACGTGGCGGCAATGGTTGGCCGTAAAGCCAACATCGTCAAAGGCCTGACCTCTGGCGTTGCCACCCTGTTCAAGGCGAACGGCGTCACTTCCCTGCAAGGCCACGGCAAGCTGCTGGCTGGCAAGAAAGTCGAGCTGACCAAGCCAGACGGCACCGTTGAAATCATCGAAGCCGAGAACGTGATTCTGGCTTCGGGCTCGCGTCCGATCGACATTCCACCGGCTCCGGTTGACCAGAACGTCATCGTCGATTCGACCGGCGCGCTGGAATTCCAATCCGTTCCCAAGCGTCTGGGCGTGATCGGCGCTGGCGTCATCGGTCTGGAACTGGGTTCGGTCTGGTCGCGTCTGGGTTCGCAAGTGGTTGTCCTGGAAGCGCTGGAAAAGTTCCTGCCAGCCGCTGACGAAGCCGTTTCCAAAGAAGCCTTCAAGACCCTGACCAAACAAGGTCTGGACATCAAGCTGGGCGCTCGCGTTACCGGTTCCAAAGTGAACGGCGACGAAGTCGTGGTGAACTACACCGATGCCAACGGCGAACAGAACATCACCTTCGACAAGCTGATCGTTGCCGTTGGTCGCCGTCCAGTGACCACCGAACTGTTGGCTGCCGACAGCGGTGTGAACATCGACGAGCGCGGTTTCGTATTCGTTGACGACCAGTGCGCCACCAGCGTACCGGGCGTTTACGCGATCGGTGACGTGGTTCGCGGCATGATGCTGGCGCACAAGGCGTCCGAAGAAGGCATCATGGTGGTTGAGCGCATCAAGGGCCACAAAGCCCAAATCAACTATGACCTGATCCCGTCTGTTATTTATACTCACCCGGAAATCGCGTGGGTCGGCAAGACCGAGCAGGTATTGAAGGCTGAAGGCGTTGAAGTTAACGTTGGCACCTTCCCGTTCGCAGCCAGTGGCCGTGCCATGGCAGCCAACGACACCGGCGGTTTCGTGAAAGTCATTGCTGATGCCAAGACTGACCGCGTATTGGGCGTCCACGTGATTGGCCCGAGCGCTGCAGAACTGGTTCAGCAGGGCGCGATCGGCATGGAGTTCGGCACCAGCGCTGAAGACCTGGGCATGATGGTTTTCTCCCATCCGACCCTGTCTGAAGCCTTGCACGAAGCTGCTCTGGCTGTGAATGGCGGCGCCATCCACATCGCCAACCGCAAGAAGCGTTAA